The window TGGAGCGCCAAGAGCAGGCCAGTGACCGGCTGCGGCGCTTCACCGGCGACGCCGCGCACGAGCTGCGGTCGCCGGTCGCGTCGATCCGGGTGCAGGCCGAGGTCGCGGTGACCAACCCGGATCCGGAGCTGGCCCAGGAGACGCTGTCGGACATCCTGACGGAGGCCGAGCGGCTTTCGTCGCTGCTCGACGGGCTGCTGTCGCTGGCCCGCTCGGACGCGGGGGAGGTGCCGCCCGCGTCGCCGGTCGAGCTGGTCAGCGAGGTGCGCGCGGCGGTGGCGCGGCTGCCGACGGGGGCGCCGGAGACGCGGGTGAGCAACGCGGTCCCGCAGGCCTGGGCGTCGTCCGCGCACGCCGAGGTGGAGCTGGTGCTGGACAACCTGCTGCGCAACGCGTGCCGTTACGCGCGCGGCGAGATCGTGGTGTCGGTGCTGGCGTCGCGCTCGTCGGTCCGGGTGGTGGTGGACGACGACGGGCCCGGCATCCCGCCGGAGCACCGCGAGAAGGTGTTCGACCGGTTCTACCGCATCGCGGACGACCGGGCCCGGTCGTCGGGCGGGACGGGCCTGGGCCTGGCGATGGTGGCGGAGACGGTCCGGCGGCGCGGCGGCCGCGTGCAGGTGGGGGAATCGCCGGACGGCGGGGCAAGGTTCGTGGTCATCTGGCGCGCGGCCGAGGGCGGCGAGGCGTGATCGGAGGGTCGACTCGCGTGCTTGGCGGGGCATCGCGCGTGTCTGGTGGGGCATCGCGCGTGTCTGGTAGGGCATCGCGCGTGTCTGGAGGGTCGGCTCGTGTGTCTGGTAGGGCATCGCGCGTGACTGGAGGGGCATGGCGCGTGTCTGGAGGGTCGGCTCGTGTGTCTGGAGGGTCGGCTCGTGTGCTTGGAGGGTCGGCTCGTGTGACGGAACGGTCGGCTTGCGTGGCTGGAGGGTCGACACGGCGCGGCCGGTGGTGGGCTTCCGGGTAGATTCCGGGGCTGTGAACGGTGTGATCGTGGGTGCCGCCCTGGTGCGGGACGGGAAGCTGCTCGCCCAGCAGCGGGCCTGGCCCCCTGGGCACGCGGGGCAGTGGGAGCTGCCCGGCGGCCGGGTCGAGGAAGGCGAGTCCGAAGCCTTCGCGCTGGCCCGGGAGTGCAGCGAGGAGCTCGACGTCGTCATCGAGGTCGGGAAGCGCGTCGGGGACGACGTCCCGCTGCCCGGCGAGAAGGTCCTCCGCATCTACGCCGCGAAGCTCGTTTCGCCCGGTGAGGAGCCGAGGGCCGTCGAGCACCTGGCCGTGCGCTGGCTCGGGCTCGACGACCTCGACGACGTCGACTGGCTCCCCGCGGACCGGATCCTCCTTCCCGCTTTCCGTGCGCTGCTCAGTTAGCGCCGATCATCCGCAGCGCCGCGTCCAGCCGGTGCGAGCCGCGTTCGCGAGCGCGCTCCGCGCCTGCCTTGCGGACCCGGTCCAGCTCGGCGGTGTCTTCCAGCAGTGTTAACGCGCGTTCACGCAACGGCCGTAGCTCCTCGATCACGGCGTCGGCGACGGCGTCCTTCACCGCGCCGTACGACGTGAACTCCTCCGCCAGGTCCGCCGGCGAGCCGCCCCGGCACGCGGCGAGGATCTCCAGCAGGTTCGCCATCCCCGGGCGGGTGTCCGGGGCGTGCACCGGCACGGAGCCGCCGTCGGTGACCGCGCGGCGGATCTTGCGGCGGATCTGGTCGGGCTCGTCGAGCGCGAACACCACGCCCACCGCATCGCGCGCCGACTTCGACATCTTGCGCGTCGGGTCGGCGAGGTCCTTCACCCGCGCGCCCGCCGGCGGGAGCACCGCCCGCGGGATGGTGAACACGTCGCCGTACGTGCTGTTGAACCGCTTCGCGAGCGTCCGCGTCAGCTCGACGTGCTGGCGCTGGTCTTCGCCGACCGGCACCTCGTCCGCGCCCTGCAGCAGGATGTCCGCGGCCATCAGCGCCGGGTAGGTCAGCAGCGACAGCCGCACCCCGGCCTGGCCCTTGGACTTCTCCTTGAACTGGATCATCCGTGCGGCCTCGCCGTAGTTGCAGGTGCACTCCAGGACCCACGTCAGTGCACCCAGCTCGCGGGCCAGGTCGGACTGGACGAACACCCGCTCCGGATCGATCCCGGCGGCGATCAGCACGGCGAGCTGCTCCCTCGCCAGGGATCGGAGTTTCGCCGGGTTGTGCGGGGTCGTCATGCCGTGCAGGTCGGCGACGAAGTACAGGTCGTCCGCGCCGCCCTCGCGGGCCCAGCGGCGCACGGCACCGAGGTAGTTGCCGAGGTGGACGTGACCGGAGGGCGTGATGCCGGACAGCTTGCTCATGTGCTTCCCTTCGACGGGGACCAACCCGGGGGAAGGCAGGAAAAAGGCCGCCCGTCCGGGGCGGCCGCAGCTGGTTTCAGCGCAGGGTCAGTGGGCCGCCGAGGGCGGCCACCACTGGGACGTCTGCGCACGCATGTAGCGACTATAGCCGAGCGGGTCTACGGTCGTGACCATGTTCGTCGTGCTGCTGACCTACACCGCACCGATCGAAGAAGTCGACCTGGCGCTGCCGGACCACGTCGAGTGGCTGGACCGGCAGTACGAGCGTGGCTTCTTCCTCGCCTCCGGGGCGCGGAAGCCGCGGACCGGCGGCGTGATCATCACGCGCCCGATGGCCCGCGGGAAGCTCGACGCCATCCTGGCGTCCGACCCGTTCGCGGTGAAGCACCTCGCGCAGTACGAGGTGATCGAGTTCTCGCCGACCAAGACCGCGCCCGAGCTGCGGCAGATCAACGAAGCGGTGACGCGCTAGGCCGCGAGGTCCAGCTTCGCCTTCTTGAGGGCGAGCACCGGGCACTTCTTGCAGCGCGGCTTCGACCGGCAGCACTTCTTCTTGACCTTGCCGGCCTTCATCAGCTTGCGCACGACCTTCCGCGGGTCGTCCGGCTTCTTGCCCACGCGCACGCACCTTCCGGGATCGGCGACGGTCACCGGGTTTCCACGTTAGGTCAGCCTAACCGATGTGGGGGCGTGGGGCCGCTCACACCGGGGCGGCAGGTATCCTGGGTGAGGTCCGCGTGTGACCAGAGCCGGTCACGGGATGCCTGACGGGCTTACGCGGCCATCCAACCCTTGAAGTTCAGGAGTTCTCGCGTGCCCGCAGCCAGCGCTACCGTCGAAACCGGCCGGCCGACCGGTAAGACCCGGCCCGACCTGCGCAACGTCGCGATCGTCGCCCACGTCGACCACGGCAAGACGACGCTGGTGGACGCGATGCTCCGCCAGTCCGGCGCCTTCGCCGAGCGCGCCGAGCTCGTCGACCGCGTCATGGACTCGGGCGAGCTCGAGCGTGAAAAGGGCATCACGATCCTGGCGAAGAACACCTCGATCCACCGCCAGACGCCCGAGGGCTCGGTGACCATCAACGTCATCGACACCCCCGGCCACGCCGACTTCGGCGGCGAGGTCGAGCGCGGCCTGGCCATGGTCGACGGCGTCGTCCTGCTGGTCGACGCGTCCGAGGGCCCGCTCCCGCAGACCCGGTTCGTGCTGCGCAAGACCCTCGAGGCCGGCCTGCCGGTGATCCTGCTGGTCAACAAGACCGACCGGCCGGACGCCCGGATCGCCGAGGTCGTCGAGGAGACTCACGACCTGCTGCTCGAGCTGGCCAGCGACATCGAGGACGCCGACCACGACGCGATCCTCGACCTCCCGGTCGTCTACGCCTCCGCGCGCGCCGGCAAGGCGAGCCTGGAGCAGCCCGCCGACGGCGAGATCCCCGAGAGCGAGAATCTCGACCCGCTGTTCGACACGCTGCTCCGGCACGTGCCGCCGCCGGCCGCCGACCTCGACGCGCCGCTGCAGGCGCTGGTCACCAACCTCGACGCGTCCAACTTCCTCGGCCGCATCGCGCTGATCCGCATCCACGCCGGCAAGCTGCGCAAGGGCCAGACCGTGGCCTGGATGCGCGAAGACGGCAACGTGCAGAACGTCCGCATCTCCGAGCTGCTGGTCACCGAGGCGCTGACCCGCGTCCCGGCGACCGAGGCCAGCGCGGGCGAGCTCGTCGCCATCGCCGGTATCCCCGACATCACCATCGGCGACACCCTCGCCGACTCCGAGAACCCGGTGGCGCTGCCTCGGATCACCGTCGACGAGCCCGCGATCTCGATGACCATCGGCGTCAACACCTCGCCGCTGGCCGGGCGCAACGGCGGCGACAAGGTCACCGCGCGGCTGGTCAAGGCCCGCCTCGACCAGGAGCTGATCGGTAACGTCAGCATCCGCGTGCTGCCGACCGAGCGCCCCGACACCTGGGAGGTCCAGGGCCGTGGCGAGCTGGCGCTGGCCATCCTCGTCGAGCAGATGCGGCGCGAGGGCTTCGAGCTGACCGTCGGCAAGCCGCAGGTGGTGCTGCGCACGATCGACGGCAAGCTGCACGAGCCGTTCGAGCGCCTGTACATCGACTCGCCGGAGGAGCACCTCGGCGCGATCACCCAGCTCCTGGCCGCGCGCAAGGGCCGCATGGAGGACATGAGCGGCAACGGCAGCGGCCGGATCAAGCTGGAGTACGTGCTCCCGTCCCGCGGCCTGATCAGCTTCCGCACCGACTTCCTGACCGAGACCCGCGGCACCGGCATCGCGAACCACGTGTTCGAGGGCTACTTCCCGTGGGCGGGCGAGATCCGCACCCGGCACAGCGGCTCCCTGGTCGCCGACCGCACCGGGCCGGTCACCGCGTACGCGATGATCCAGCTGGCCGACCGCGGCACCTTCTTCGTCGAGCCGGGTGCCGAGGTGTACGAGGGCATGGTCGTGGGCGAGAACCCGCGCTTCGAGGACCTCGACATCAACATCACCAAGGAGAAGAAGCTGACCAACATGCGTCAGTCCTCCGCCGACGTGATGGAGACGCTGGCCCGCCCGCGCAAGATGGGCCTGGAAGAGGCGCTCGAGTTCTGCTCGGTCGACGAATGCGTCGAGGTCGCGCCCGAGGTCGTCCGGGTCCGGAAGGTCACCTTGGACGTCAATACCCGCGCGAAGGAGCGTTCGCGCGCGAAGAGCCGCGACAACGGCTGATCGCGAATAGCACGTAAAAACCTCCCGGCGTATCGCGCCGGGAGGTTTTTCTGTTGCCCGTTCGTCACCCTGGGTGGATAATGGACCGACGGGACGTCACGAATTCCGCTGTTCTTCTCCTTATATCTTTATAGGGGCTTTCGCGGATTCGAAGCCTGGTGTTCACCACCGGGTGGAACCCGTCCCGTGTCCCGGGCGTGTTCGTTCCGCCGTTCCGGAACGGTCCGGGAACCCGGACGGTCCGTCGCGCGTCCTTCCCGATAGCGGCACCACGCGGTGCCGGGCCCGGCCGATCCGGGTACGGGAATCCCG of the Amycolatopsis sp. NBC_01488 genome contains:
- a CDS encoding YciI family protein — protein: MFVVLLTYTAPIEEVDLALPDHVEWLDRQYERGFFLASGARKPRTGGVIITRPMARGKLDAILASDPFAVKHLAQYEVIEFSPTKTAPELRQINEAVTR
- a CDS encoding NUDIX domain-containing protein, whose protein sequence is MNGVIVGAALVRDGKLLAQQRAWPPGHAGQWELPGGRVEEGESEAFALARECSEELDVVIEVGKRVGDDVPLPGEKVLRIYAAKLVSPGEEPRAVEHLAVRWLGLDDLDDVDWLPADRILLPAFRALLS
- a CDS encoding sensor histidine kinase, with translation MIAWWRGRSLQVRITVLAATITLGCLLGLAALAAAKLSPLLIDSVDRELTSALGPAGAEVSAGRPLSGAAPVTLRVLDIAGTPVDGGTPSGLAPADISTLKAGQPVQRDGARYLGTVVTAPDGSQRLVVAAAGLVGFSAAVHYGGVWLVVVASVGALVAGLATWLVVRLSLRPVARMRGSVRALPPGARLALPDSHDELRALAEEFNALLERQEQASDRLRRFTGDAAHELRSPVASIRVQAEVAVTNPDPELAQETLSDILTEAERLSSLLDGLLSLARSDAGEVPPASPVELVSEVRAAVARLPTGAPETRVSNAVPQAWASSAHAEVELVLDNLLRNACRYARGEIVVSVLASRSSVRVVVDDDGPGIPPEHREKVFDRFYRIADDRARSSGGTGLGLAMVAETVRRRGGRVQVGESPDGGARFVVIWRAAEGGEA
- the trpS gene encoding tryptophan--tRNA ligase, with the translated sequence MSKLSGITPSGHVHLGNYLGAVRRWAREGGADDLYFVADLHGMTTPHNPAKLRSLAREQLAVLIAAGIDPERVFVQSDLARELGALTWVLECTCNYGEAARMIQFKEKSKGQAGVRLSLLTYPALMAADILLQGADEVPVGEDQRQHVELTRTLAKRFNSTYGDVFTIPRAVLPPAGARVKDLADPTRKMSKSARDAVGVVFALDEPDQIRRKIRRAVTDGGSVPVHAPDTRPGMANLLEILAACRGGSPADLAEEFTSYGAVKDAVADAVIEELRPLRERALTLLEDTAELDRVRKAGAERARERGSHRLDAALRMIGAN
- the typA gene encoding translational GTPase TypA, with the protein product MPAASATVETGRPTGKTRPDLRNVAIVAHVDHGKTTLVDAMLRQSGAFAERAELVDRVMDSGELEREKGITILAKNTSIHRQTPEGSVTINVIDTPGHADFGGEVERGLAMVDGVVLLVDASEGPLPQTRFVLRKTLEAGLPVILLVNKTDRPDARIAEVVEETHDLLLELASDIEDADHDAILDLPVVYASARAGKASLEQPADGEIPESENLDPLFDTLLRHVPPPAADLDAPLQALVTNLDASNFLGRIALIRIHAGKLRKGQTVAWMREDGNVQNVRISELLVTEALTRVPATEASAGELVAIAGIPDITIGDTLADSENPVALPRITVDEPAISMTIGVNTSPLAGRNGGDKVTARLVKARLDQELIGNVSIRVLPTERPDTWEVQGRGELALAILVEQMRREGFELTVGKPQVVLRTIDGKLHEPFERLYIDSPEEHLGAITQLLAARKGRMEDMSGNGSGRIKLEYVLPSRGLISFRTDFLTETRGTGIANHVFEGYFPWAGEIRTRHSGSLVADRTGPVTAYAMIQLADRGTFFVEPGAEVYEGMVVGENPRFEDLDINITKEKKLTNMRQSSADVMETLARPRKMGLEEALEFCSVDECVEVAPEVVRVRKVTLDVNTRAKERSRAKSRDNG